A single window of Providencia alcalifaciens DNA harbors:
- a CDS encoding YncE family protein produces MEKAAEEELASLPAAQSEEQVAGIQVQAPELIEPSFILSDDAHQRIFITDEEANLVSAYSSANGNWKLLFTIELPLPKNETGCSSNRCRGMGAYGAALSHDGKKLYVASLQPNSVSVIDIDTQKVEANIETSFFPRQIYVMKNSPRAFVTSGVENSITVINLSNNTVEKKLTFPDSQEYQGAFGVQMPAALSPDEKHLALYDNVTQAAYLLDTQTLTFSKKPWFTVKNYYDSVREFYFTPDSQSIWMVTDTRFVFAHVNAPTSPITEYHWCGNNSDIQYGRYGINTALTQAYYLPQYPSEAQVPLVSTSLKTLNIQNVLPIPTNGEYIQGVAETDNAWVVTYPKSFYVVDKQKTVNRNTISPLICFGGTPNE; encoded by the coding sequence ATGGAAAAAGCTGCCGAAGAGGAGCTAGCTTCACTCCCTGCCGCGCAGTCTGAAGAGCAAGTTGCCGGTATTCAAGTTCAAGCCCCTGAATTAATTGAACCCAGCTTTATTCTCAGTGATGATGCCCACCAGCGAATCTTTATCACGGATGAAGAAGCAAACCTAGTTAGCGCTTACTCTTCTGCTAATGGTAATTGGAAGCTGCTGTTTACTATCGAGCTTCCATTACCTAAAAATGAAACGGGTTGTAGCTCTAATCGCTGCCGTGGGATGGGAGCCTATGGCGCAGCGCTCAGTCACGATGGAAAAAAACTGTATGTTGCTTCGCTTCAACCAAACAGTGTGAGTGTGATTGATATCGACACGCAAAAAGTAGAGGCCAACATTGAAACCAGCTTTTTCCCACGCCAAATTTATGTGATGAAAAATAGCCCGCGTGCATTTGTCACAAGCGGCGTAGAAAACAGTATCACGGTGATTAACCTTTCAAATAATACCGTCGAGAAAAAGCTTACCTTCCCTGATAGCCAAGAGTATCAAGGTGCTTTTGGTGTTCAAATGCCAGCTGCACTTTCCCCCGATGAAAAACATCTAGCGCTGTATGATAATGTCACCCAAGCCGCCTATTTGTTAGATACTCAAACACTCACGTTTAGTAAAAAACCTTGGTTTACGGTAAAGAATTATTATGACTCTGTTAGAGAGTTTTATTTCACACCAGATAGCCAATCCATATGGATGGTGACAGATACTCGCTTTGTTTTCGCTCATGTCAATGCACCAACCTCACCTATCACGGAATATCATTGGTGTGGAAATAATAGCGATATACAGTATGGTCGATATGGCATCAATACAGCATTAACCCAAGCCTACTATTTGCCACAATACCCTAGTGAAGCTCAGGTTCCGCTAGTCAGCACCAGTCTCAAGACATTAAATATCCAAAATGTTCTACCGATCCCAACAAACGGTGAATATATTCAAGGGGTCGCTGAAACTGATAATGCTTGGGTGGTGACTTATCCAAAATCATTTTATGTGGTTGATAAACAAAAAACTGTTAATAGAAACACTATCAGCCCATTGATCTGTTTTGGTGGAACACCAAACGAATAA
- the moeB gene encoding molybdopterin-synthase adenylyltransferase MoeB — protein MQELTDQEMLRYNRQIILRGFDFDGQEKLKAGKVLVVGLGGLGCAATQYLAAAGVGHLTLVDFDKVSLSNLQRQTLHRDATIGEPKVDSAKTQLAAINPHIQIDTVNAQLDDPELEQLVQQHHVILDCTDNVAIREQLNRLCFKHKIPFVSGAAIRMEGQLSVFTYEAGMPCYHCLSRLFGENSLTCVEAGVMAPLVGTIGTLEAMETIKLLAQYGKINVGKVLLFDAMTLDFRQFKLNKDPHCEVCS, from the coding sequence GTGCAAGAGCTGACAGACCAAGAAATGCTGCGTTATAACCGCCAAATTATCTTACGCGGCTTCGATTTTGACGGGCAGGAAAAGCTGAAGGCAGGTAAAGTCTTGGTCGTTGGGCTTGGTGGACTTGGTTGCGCTGCGACTCAATACCTCGCCGCAGCGGGTGTCGGGCATTTAACCCTCGTGGATTTTGATAAGGTATCCCTATCAAACTTACAGCGTCAAACCCTGCACCGCGACGCCACTATCGGTGAGCCTAAAGTGGATTCAGCCAAAACGCAGCTAGCTGCCATCAATCCTCATATCCAGATTGATACTGTTAACGCGCAATTGGATGATCCTGAGCTAGAGCAATTAGTTCAACAGCATCATGTAATCTTAGATTGCACAGACAATGTCGCCATCCGCGAGCAGCTCAATCGCCTTTGCTTTAAGCACAAAATCCCTTTCGTTTCGGGTGCCGCAATTCGTATGGAAGGGCAACTTTCCGTATTTACCTACGAAGCAGGAATGCCCTGCTATCACTGCTTAAGCCGACTGTTTGGAGAAAATAGCCTGACATGTGTAGAGGCTGGTGTGATGGCACCACTGGTGGGGACAATTGGCACATTAGAAGCAATGGAAACCATCAAATTGCTGGCTCAGTATGGCAAAATCAATGTCGGGAAAGTGCTGTTATTTGATGCGATGACCCTCGATTTTCGCCAATTTAAGCTAAATAAAGACCCTCATTGTGAGGTTTGCTCTTAA
- the sanA gene encoding outer membrane permeability protein SanA, translating to MRKRLLYGLLILAGIAFATVILLDRWISWDTEPYIYEDVEQLPARDVGMVLGTSKYYASGATNLYYTYRIKGAADAYHSGKVKYLLLSGDNGAHNYNEPIAMRKDLIKAGVPASKIVLDFAGFRTLDSVVRTKKVFDTDNFTIITQRFHCERALFIAKHKGIDAQCLAVPTPEGMFKVRIREVFARLGALADLYILQREPKFLGEQESIPAPIKMPDGTKGYPAVTPDELNKLN from the coding sequence ATGAGGAAACGTCTGCTTTATGGTCTATTAATACTGGCAGGGATAGCTTTCGCCACTGTTATTTTACTCGACCGCTGGATCAGTTGGGATACCGAACCCTATATCTATGAAGATGTAGAGCAACTGCCTGCCCGCGATGTTGGGATGGTTCTCGGCACATCTAAATATTATGCCTCCGGTGCCACTAACCTCTATTACACATATCGAATTAAAGGCGCTGCAGATGCCTATCATAGCGGGAAAGTGAAGTATTTACTCCTGAGCGGCGACAACGGCGCGCACAATTACAATGAGCCTATCGCCATGCGCAAAGACCTCATCAAAGCAGGTGTTCCTGCCTCAAAAATTGTGCTCGACTTTGCTGGATTTAGAACCTTAGACTCCGTCGTTCGTACAAAAAAAGTGTTTGATACCGATAACTTCACCATTATCACCCAGCGTTTTCATTGTGAAAGAGCGCTATTTATTGCTAAGCACAAAGGGATTGATGCCCAATGTTTAGCAGTACCGACGCCAGAAGGCATGTTTAAAGTGCGGATACGTGAAGTGTTTGCCCGTTTAGGTGCGCTTGCTGATCTCTATATTCTCCAGCGTGAACCTAAATTTTTAGGGGAACAAGAATCCATTCCTGCTCCAATAAAAATGCCTGATGGCACAAAGGGCTACCCTGCAGTGACCCCCGATGAGCTAAATAAACTCAATTAA
- the yeiB gene encoding DUF418 domain-containing protein YeiB — protein sequence MTSTVSVAPKSRIGQLDTVRGIAILGILLLNIFGFALPQAAYLNPYYTPEVSSSDAAVWVFFNLFFQGKFLGIFSLLFGATLGLLSYRTLLWQRSRLIILAIIGLIHGIGFWDGDILLAYSLTGLIAIIVLPHYAASTLLKIAISIYLIGLVILLAIGSSVVDTSFWQITADQAFLDAWQHRIGGMTGIVYRAGEVAMMVELLVIQYGWQLVAMMILGALLLKNGWLKGQFTEQHYRQMAIGLILPPVALQSVALYVQSYFGWRYFDTSIVGYIINELSVPFQSLGYIALVYGFWRTFSRSVLAKALQNVGRMALSNYLLQTLICTTIFYHLGYFYHFTRVELLAFIPPIWCANLLFSYGWLRIFKQGPVEWCWRQLTDKLFYLLNRHSPSEH from the coding sequence ATGACCTCCACCGTTTCAGTTGCCCCTAAAAGCCGTATCGGGCAACTTGATACAGTACGTGGCATTGCCATCCTCGGTATTTTATTGCTGAATATCTTTGGATTTGCATTGCCACAAGCGGCCTATCTTAATCCCTATTACACCCCCGAAGTCTCATCCTCTGATGCGGCGGTTTGGGTGTTTTTTAATCTTTTCTTTCAAGGGAAGTTTCTGGGAATATTTTCCTTACTTTTTGGTGCTACATTAGGCTTATTAAGCTACCGAACACTATTATGGCAACGTAGCCGACTGATTATTCTAGCGATTATTGGATTGATTCATGGAATTGGTTTTTGGGATGGCGACATTCTGCTTGCCTATTCCTTGACGGGGCTGATTGCGATAATAGTGCTGCCACATTATGCGGCTTCAACATTATTGAAAATTGCTATTTCTATCTATTTGATTGGTTTGGTTATTCTATTGGCGATCGGCAGTAGTGTGGTGGATACCAGTTTTTGGCAGATCACTGCAGACCAAGCATTTCTTGATGCTTGGCAACATCGGATTGGCGGAATGACAGGAATTGTTTATCGCGCCGGTGAAGTGGCTATGATGGTTGAGTTGCTGGTGATCCAGTATGGTTGGCAACTGGTTGCAATGATGATCCTAGGAGCGCTGTTACTGAAAAATGGTTGGCTAAAAGGGCAGTTTACTGAACAACATTACCGCCAAATGGCCATTGGATTAATTCTCCCACCCGTGGCTCTCCAGTCTGTGGCTCTTTATGTTCAAAGCTATTTCGGTTGGCGTTATTTTGATACCTCGATTGTTGGCTATATCATTAATGAGCTATCGGTGCCGTTTCAGTCTTTGGGCTACATTGCGTTAGTGTATGGTTTTTGGAGGACATTTAGCAGAAGTGTGCTTGCGAAAGCATTGCAAAATGTTGGGCGGATGGCTCTGAGTAATTACTTACTTCAAACATTGATTTGTACCACTATCTTTTACCATTTGGGCTATTTTTATCACTTTACCCGAGTGGAGTTGTTAGCGTTCATTCCACCCATTTGGTGCGCCAATTTACTGTTTTCTTACGGCTGGTTGCGCATCTTTAAGCAAGGACCAGTGGAATGGTGTTGGCGACAATTGACAGACAAACTGTTCTATCTTTTAAATCGCCATTCACCATCCGAGCATTAA
- a CDS encoding TIGR00730 family Rossman fold protein, whose translation MKKIKSVAVYCGSSMGTNEIYQKQAIEFAKELVKRDIALVYGGASVGLMGTVADTVLSLGGKAIGVIPSLLEEREISHKNLTELYKVDTMHQRKSKMIELADGFVAMPGGYGTLEEYSEVFTWSQIGLHTKPCALFNINNYWQPLIDMTNKMADEGFLHEKYRHMAIVESSPANLLDQFETYIAPPVKTYD comes from the coding sequence ATGAAAAAAATTAAAAGCGTCGCGGTTTATTGTGGTTCAAGCATGGGTACGAATGAAATTTATCAAAAACAAGCCATTGAGTTTGCAAAAGAGTTGGTAAAACGTGATATCGCTTTAGTCTACGGTGGTGCGAGTGTTGGGTTGATGGGAACGGTGGCTGATACGGTATTATCTTTAGGCGGTAAAGCGATTGGTGTGATCCCATCCCTGCTTGAAGAGCGTGAAATTTCGCATAAAAATCTGACCGAACTGTATAAAGTTGACACCATGCATCAGCGTAAAAGCAAAATGATTGAATTAGCCGACGGTTTTGTCGCAATGCCGGGGGGTTATGGCACTTTAGAAGAATACAGTGAAGTATTCACTTGGAGCCAAATTGGTTTACATACAAAGCCTTGTGCACTGTTCAATATTAATAATTATTGGCAGCCGTTGATTGATATGACTAATAAAATGGCGGATGAAGGTTTTTTACATGAAAAATATCGTCATATGGCGATTGTGGAATCATCCCCAGCCAATTTATTAGACCAGTTTGAAACCTATATTGCACCACCAGTGAAAACTTACGACTAA
- the moeA gene encoding molybdopterin molybdotransferase MoeA: protein MDQCHTNGLISLELALEKLLSNTTTVTSTEIIPLTESAQRIIAEDLISPINVPPFDNSAMDGYGLRFADWDGKTPMPVAGKSFAGNPMVGKLPAGSCVRIMTGAPIPEGVDTVVMQEATEHTDQGIIFTESFKQGNNIRKAGEDITQGSAVFPAGTLLSTAQLPLIASLGIANVTVQRRLKVAVFSTGDELQAVGEPLAEGQIYDTNRFAVRLMLEKLNCEVMDLGVIPDSPEKLKQTFIEANQCADLVISSGGVSVGEADYTKQILDELGEIGFWKLAIKPGKPFAFGKLSSAWFCGLPGNPVSAALTFYQLVQPLIARLSGHSQWKAPVRFKVPTITPLKKSPGRLDFQRGILSIDEQGQLQVATTGHQGSHVFSSFSQANCFIVLERERGKVAAGEMVDVEMFNYLLKSE from the coding sequence ATGGACCAGTGTCATACTAACGGTTTGATTTCACTAGAGCTTGCATTAGAAAAATTACTTTCAAACACCACAACGGTCACTAGCACTGAAATCATTCCACTAACTGAGTCTGCCCAACGTATTATTGCCGAAGACCTCATTTCTCCCATTAATGTCCCGCCGTTTGATAACTCCGCGATGGATGGTTATGGTCTTCGCTTTGCTGATTGGGATGGAAAAACCCCGATGCCCGTCGCTGGAAAGTCCTTTGCCGGTAACCCAATGGTAGGGAAATTGCCCGCAGGTAGCTGCGTACGTATCATGACGGGAGCGCCGATTCCAGAAGGTGTTGATACCGTTGTCATGCAAGAAGCCACAGAACACACTGACCAAGGGATTATTTTTACGGAAAGCTTCAAGCAAGGAAACAATATCCGTAAAGCTGGCGAAGATATTACCCAAGGTAGCGCGGTATTCCCAGCAGGAACCTTATTATCCACCGCACAGCTTCCATTGATAGCGTCTCTTGGAATTGCGAATGTGACTGTCCAGCGCCGTTTAAAAGTTGCCGTGTTCTCAACCGGTGATGAGCTTCAAGCGGTAGGTGAACCTCTGGCTGAGGGGCAAATTTATGACACTAACCGTTTTGCCGTTCGCTTAATGTTAGAAAAACTCAATTGCGAAGTGATGGATTTAGGCGTGATCCCCGATTCACCCGAAAAACTCAAACAAACCTTTATTGAAGCTAACCAATGCGCTGATTTAGTCATCAGCAGTGGCGGAGTCTCTGTCGGCGAAGCTGATTACACCAAACAAATTCTGGATGAACTGGGTGAGATTGGCTTTTGGAAATTAGCTATTAAACCAGGTAAACCTTTCGCATTCGGCAAACTAAGTTCAGCGTGGTTCTGTGGCTTACCGGGTAACCCTGTATCAGCAGCACTGACTTTCTATCAATTAGTTCAGCCATTAATTGCTCGCCTCAGCGGCCATAGCCAATGGAAAGCCCCTGTCCGCTTCAAAGTGCCTACCATCACCCCTCTGAAAAAATCACCGGGACGCCTTGATTTCCAACGAGGAATTTTAAGCATCGATGAACAAGGTCAATTGCAAGTTGCAACCACAGGGCATCAAGGTTCGCATGTTTTCAGTTCCTTTAGCCAAGCAAACTGCTTTATTGTATTAGAGCGTGAGCGTGGAAAAGTGGCGGCAGGTGAAATGGTTGATGTGGAAATGTTCAATTACTTATTAAAAAGCGAGTGA
- a CDS encoding ABC-F family ATPase, translating to MQFGSKPLFENISVKFGTGNRYGLIGANGAGKSTFMKILGGDLAPSAGNVSTTDPNERLGKLRQDQFAFEEFTVLDTVIMGHAELWDVKQERDRIYAMPEMSEEDGYRVADLEVAYGEMDGYSAEARAGELLLGVGIPVEQHYGPMSEVAPGWKLRVLLAQALFADPDILLLDEPTNNLDIDTIRWLEQVLNDRNCTMVIISHDRHFLNTVCTHMADLDYGELRLFPGNYDEYMIAATQARERLLSDNAKKKAQIAELQSFVSRFSANASKSKQATSRARQIDKIQLDEVKASSRQNPFIRFEQEKKLFRNALELEAVTNGYDQGPLFKNVNLLLEVGEKMAVIGANGIGKTTFLKTLVGEQPATSGTVKWSENHNIGYYAQDHAEDFDTDLNVFDWMSQWKSEGDDEQAVRSILGRLLFSQDDIKKKVSVLSGGEQGRMLFGKLMMQQPNILVMDEPTNHLDMESIESLNLALEMYQGTLIFVSHDREFVSSLATRILEIKENKVIDFKGTYDEYLKSQGVVI from the coding sequence ATGCAGTTTGGCAGTAAGCCACTGTTTGAAAACATCTCAGTTAAATTCGGTACAGGTAACCGTTATGGTCTGATCGGCGCGAATGGTGCGGGTAAATCCACCTTTATGAAAATCCTCGGTGGTGATTTAGCACCAAGCGCAGGGAATGTCAGCACCACTGATCCTAATGAACGCCTGGGTAAATTACGCCAAGACCAGTTTGCATTCGAAGAATTTACTGTTCTCGATACCGTTATCATGGGACATGCTGAGCTTTGGGATGTAAAGCAGGAGCGTGACAGAATTTATGCGATGCCAGAAATGAGTGAAGAAGATGGTTATCGGGTTGCGGATCTCGAAGTGGCTTACGGTGAAATGGATGGCTATAGCGCGGAAGCGCGTGCGGGTGAGCTGTTATTAGGCGTCGGTATTCCGGTTGAGCAACATTATGGCCCAATGAGTGAAGTGGCTCCGGGTTGGAAACTGCGTGTGCTATTGGCTCAGGCATTGTTTGCAGACCCAGATATTCTGTTACTTGATGAACCGACGAACAACTTGGATATCGATACCATCCGTTGGTTAGAGCAAGTGCTGAATGATCGTAACTGCACCATGGTCATCATTTCCCATGATAGACACTTCTTAAATACCGTTTGTACACACATGGCGGATTTAGATTACGGTGAGCTGCGTTTATTCCCGGGCAACTATGATGAGTATATGATTGCAGCAACGCAAGCGAGAGAGCGCCTGTTATCTGATAACGCCAAGAAAAAAGCGCAAATTGCTGAATTGCAATCGTTCGTTAGCCGCTTCAGTGCTAACGCATCAAAATCTAAACAAGCGACTTCTCGTGCTCGTCAAATTGATAAAATTCAATTGGATGAAGTTAAAGCCTCTAGTCGCCAAAACCCATTCATTCGTTTTGAACAAGAGAAAAAACTGTTCCGTAACGCTTTAGAATTAGAAGCGGTCACCAACGGTTATGACCAAGGTCCTTTGTTTAAAAATGTGAACCTGTTACTGGAAGTGGGTGAAAAGATGGCGGTTATCGGTGCTAATGGTATCGGTAAAACAACATTCTTAAAAACCTTAGTCGGTGAGCAACCTGCCACAAGTGGAACCGTTAAATGGTCTGAAAACCATAATATTGGTTACTATGCGCAAGATCACGCAGAAGACTTCGATACTGACCTGAACGTTTTTGACTGGATGAGCCAGTGGAAAAGTGAAGGGGATGACGAGCAAGCGGTTCGTAGTATTTTAGGCCGTTTACTGTTCTCTCAAGACGATATTAAGAAAAAAGTATCGGTTTTATCGGGTGGTGAGCAAGGTCGTATGTTATTTGGTAAGCTGATGATGCAACAGCCAAATATCTTGGTTATGGATGAACCGACCAACCACTTAGATATGGAATCCATTGAATCGTTGAACTTAGCATTAGAAATGTATCAAGGAACATTGATCTTCGTTTCTCATGACCGTGAGTTTGTGAGTTCACTAGCAACCCGTATTCTTGAGATTAAAGAAAATAAAGTCATTGATTTTAAAGGTACTTATGACGAATACCTGAAAAGCCAAGGCGTAGTTATCTAA
- a CDS encoding GNAT family N-acetyltransferase — translation MIRKAKKEDLSAILALYQILFAEMAKFDRERLQAAEQSSEFVENAIEDNKFHLLVADYEGEIKGFCIAQKQTADPYSCIVPRDFGYIFDLVISPDFRGEKAGKQLLDGMKEWAKLQKFSHLELSVLAQNHQAIKFYEREGLVEVSRTMGIAL, via the coding sequence ATGATTAGAAAAGCAAAAAAAGAGGATTTATCAGCAATTCTTGCGCTCTACCAAATTTTATTTGCCGAGATGGCTAAGTTTGATCGTGAAAGATTACAAGCCGCGGAACAATCGAGTGAGTTTGTTGAAAATGCCATTGAGGATAATAAGTTTCATCTTTTAGTGGCTGATTATGAAGGTGAAATAAAAGGTTTTTGTATTGCACAAAAACAAACAGCAGATCCTTATAGTTGCATTGTGCCAAGGGACTTCGGTTATATTTTTGATTTGGTCATCTCTCCCGATTTTCGAGGCGAAAAAGCGGGTAAACAGCTCTTAGATGGAATGAAAGAGTGGGCTAAGTTGCAGAAATTTAGCCACTTAGAACTTTCAGTATTAGCGCAAAACCATCAAGCTATTAAGTTTTATGAGCGCGAAGGATTAGTCGAAGTATCCCGTACCATGGGGATCGCGTTGTAA
- a CDS encoding NAD-dependent malic enzyme, with product MEHEHETKRPLYIPYAGPILLEFPLLNKGSAFTEEERANFNLYGLLPEQVETIEEQVERAYRQLIDFKTDIDKHIYLRNIQDTNETLFYRLIDAHLTEVMPLIYTPTVGEACEHFSDIYRRARGLFISYPNREYIDDMLQNATKQNVKVIVVTDGERILGLGDQGIGGMGIPIGKLSLYTACGGISPAYTLPVVIDVGTNNPQRLNDPLYMGWRHPRITGEEYDEFLEEFIQAVKRRWPNVLLQFEDFAQKNAMPLLNRYRDELCCFNDDIQGTASVTLGSLIAASHAAGSKLSDQRVTFLGAGSAGCGIAEQIIAQMKSEGLSDEEARARIYMVDRFGLLTDKLPNLLDFQSKLTQNSANLQDWDVNSDAISLLDVVRNAKPTVLIGVSGQAGLFTEEIIKEMHKHCPRPIVMPLSNPTSRVEARPEDIINWTEGQALVATGSPFPPVAYKDKVFAIAQCNNSYIFPGIGLGVIASGAKRVTDGMLMAASRALASCSPLAQKGEGPLLPLLSEIQDVSRVIAKQVAKEAQVQGVATMTSDSALDEAIEHNFWKPEYRIYKRTSF from the coding sequence ATGGAACATGAACACGAAACAAAACGTCCCCTATACATTCCTTACGCTGGTCCAATCTTACTCGAATTTCCTTTACTGAATAAAGGAAGCGCCTTTACAGAAGAAGAACGCGCTAATTTTAACCTGTATGGCTTACTGCCTGAACAAGTTGAAACTATTGAAGAACAAGTTGAACGTGCTTATCGCCAATTAATTGATTTTAAAACAGATATTGATAAGCATATCTACCTGCGTAATATTCAAGACACCAACGAAACCCTATTTTATCGCCTGATTGATGCACACTTAACCGAAGTGATGCCGCTCATTTACACCCCGACTGTGGGTGAAGCTTGCGAACATTTCTCTGATATCTATCGCCGTGCGCGTGGTTTGTTTATCTCTTATCCAAACCGTGAATACATCGATGACATGCTGCAAAACGCAACTAAGCAAAACGTAAAAGTCATCGTTGTGACAGATGGCGAACGTATTCTTGGTTTAGGTGACCAAGGTATCGGTGGTATGGGTATTCCAATCGGTAAATTATCCCTGTATACCGCCTGTGGTGGTATTAGCCCTGCGTATACCTTACCAGTTGTTATTGATGTGGGTACTAATAACCCACAACGCCTGAATGACCCACTGTACATGGGATGGCGTCATCCGCGTATTACTGGCGAAGAATATGATGAGTTCCTTGAAGAATTTATCCAAGCCGTAAAACGCCGTTGGCCAAATGTGCTGCTGCAATTTGAAGACTTTGCACAGAAAAATGCGATGCCATTATTGAACCGCTATCGCGATGAACTTTGCTGCTTTAACGATGATATCCAAGGCACCGCTTCCGTTACTCTAGGTAGTTTAATTGCCGCTAGCCATGCTGCGGGTAGCAAACTGAGCGACCAACGAGTGACATTCTTAGGTGCAGGTTCCGCGGGCTGTGGTATTGCAGAGCAAATTATTGCCCAGATGAAATCAGAAGGTTTGAGTGATGAAGAAGCGCGTGCTCGCATCTATATGGTTGACCGTTTCGGGTTACTGACAGACAAACTGCCAAACTTACTGGATTTCCAAAGCAAATTAACGCAAAACAGCGCTAACTTACAAGATTGGGATGTCAACAGTGACGCTATTTCACTGTTAGATGTTGTACGCAATGCGAAGCCAACAGTGCTTATTGGTGTTTCTGGTCAAGCAGGCCTATTCACCGAAGAGATCATCAAAGAGATGCACAAGCACTGCCCTCGTCCAATCGTGATGCCATTATCTAACCCGACATCTCGTGTTGAAGCGCGCCCAGAAGATATTATCAACTGGACTGAAGGTCAGGCATTAGTGGCAACAGGTAGCCCATTCCCACCAGTGGCTTATAAAGATAAAGTCTTTGCTATTGCACAATGCAACAACTCTTATATCTTCCCTGGTATTGGTTTAGGCGTGATTGCATCCGGTGCAAAACGTGTGACTGATGGCATGTTGATGGCGGCAAGCCGTGCATTAGCTAGCTGCTCACCACTGGCACAAAAGGGTGAAGGTCCACTGTTACCACTGCTATCTGAGATCCAAGATGTTTCCCGTGTGATAGCAAAACAAGTGGCTAAAGAAGCACAAGTTCAAGGTGTGGCTACCATGACATCAGATAGCGCATTAGATGAAGCGATTGAGCACAATTTCTGGAAACCAGAATATCGTATCTACAAACGCACCTCATTCTAA
- a CDS encoding zinc ribbon domain-containing protein YjdM, which translates to MSLPPCPKCQSEYTYTDNDMYICPECAHEWNDAEPVADIDELIVKDANGNLLADGDTVTVIKDLKVKGSSSMLKIGTRVKGIRLVEGDHNIDCKIDGFGQMKLKSEFVKKN; encoded by the coding sequence ATGTCATTACCTCCTTGCCCAAAATGTCAGTCTGAATACACCTATACTGATAACGATATGTACATCTGCCCTGAATGTGCTCACGAATGGAATGATGCTGAGCCAGTTGCTGACATTGATGAACTCATCGTAAAAGATGCTAATGGCAACTTATTAGCGGATGGCGATACCGTTACCGTAATCAAAGATCTCAAAGTGAAAGGTAGTTCTTCAATGCTGAAAATCGGTACCCGTGTTAAAGGTATTCGTTTAGTGGAAGGCGACCACAATATCGATTGCAAAATCGATGGTTTCGGTCAAATGAAACTGAAATCTGAGTTTGTGAAGAAAAACTAA
- the folE gene encoding GTP cyclohydrolase I FolE produces the protein MSSLSKEAELVHAALEARGLETPLRIQPKSGEDRKQLIEGHMTEIMKLLNLDLTDDSLADTPRRIAKMYVDEIFSGLDYANFPKITLIENKMNVDEMVTVRDITLTSTCEHHFVTIDGKAIVAYIPKDKVIGLSKINRIVQFFSQRPQVQERLTQQILVALQTLLGTMNVAVSIDAVHYCVKARGIRDATSATTTTSLGGLFKSSQNTRQEFLRAVRHL, from the coding sequence ATGTCATCTCTAAGTAAAGAGGCCGAATTAGTTCATGCTGCTTTGGAAGCAAGAGGGCTTGAAACCCCGTTACGCATCCAGCCAAAATCCGGTGAAGATCGTAAGCAACTGATTGAAGGGCATATGACCGAAATTATGAAGTTGCTGAATTTAGATTTAACCGATGATAGCTTGGCAGATACTCCGCGCCGTATCGCAAAAATGTATGTGGATGAGATTTTTTCAGGTCTTGATTACGCGAACTTCCCAAAAATCACATTAATTGAAAATAAAATGAATGTTGATGAAATGGTCACTGTGCGTGACATTACTCTGACCAGTACTTGTGAGCACCACTTTGTGACTATCGACGGTAAGGCGATTGTGGCTTATATCCCTAAAGACAAAGTGATTGGATTATCAAAGATCAACCGCATTGTGCAGTTTTTCTCACAGCGTCCACAAGTTCAAGAGCGTTTAACGCAACAAATTTTAGTGGCTCTGCAAACTCTGTTAGGCACCATGAATGTCGCGGTTTCTATTGATGCAGTTCACTACTGTGTGAAAGCCCGTGGTATACGTGATGCGACCAGCGCGACCACCACCACGTCATTAGGTGGGCTGTTCAAATCTAGCCAAAATACACGTCAAGAATTCTTACGTGCGGTTCGCCATCTCTAA